From the genome of Longispora fulva:
GCGTCGTGCTCCCCGAGGGCGTCATCGTCCGCGCCGCCGTGCTCGCCGGCCCCACCGCCGTGCCCGACCCCGGCGCTCCCGAGCACCTGCACCGGCACACCGCGACCGTGCAGCTCACCACCCGATAAGCCCCTCACCGCCGCGCCGCCTGGCGCTTCCCTCGAAGGAGGTCGCGCCGATGGCGCTTTCTGACGACGCCCTGATCATCCCCGGAATCGGCTACGTGTACGACGCACCCGCCGGCACCGCCAAGCCCGCCAGCCTCACCAACCCCGCCGCTCCGTGGGCCGACACCGGCCACACGTCCGAGGACGGGCTCAAGATCTCCTTTGAGATCAGCAAGACCAAGCGCAAGACGTGGCGCGCGCGGGCCGGCGTGCGGGTGTCGGTCGACGAGATCTCGCTCAAGCTCGGGTGGACCGCGCTTCAGCTCGACAACGCCTCGCTGTCGATGTACTTCGGCGGCGGCGACATCAGCGCGCCCGGCGCGTTCGGTGTGCTCAAGTCCCCGGTCCCGGTAGAGCGGGCCCTGTTCATCCGGCTCGTGGACGGTTCGAAGGAAGCCGACATCTACGTCGCCAAGGTTGCCATCTCCGCCGCCGGAGAGGTCACCGCCAGCCCCGGGGACTTCGCCGGGTTCGAGCTGGAGGCCGAGGTACTCGACCACGCCGCCGCCGCGCACCTGATGCAGTGGCTCGCCCCGAACCTCGGCACCCCCGCCGGGGGCTAGCCACCCAGTCACCCCGGGGCGGACGCCGCCGCAGACCCGCCCGCCCCGGGGCACCCCTTTCGGTCTGCGCACAACTTCATAGGGAAGGTCTGCGATGAACGTTGACGCTCTGGCAGCCGAGGCGACCCGCGCCCCGGGCGACCCGCTGCTCGTGCGCACCATGCACGGGCGGGTGTGGCGGTTCGGACAGCTCGACATCCGCCCGGCGGCGCTGCGCCGGTATGCGACCCTGGCCGACCGCCTCGCCGGCCGCGCCGACCACCAGATCGCCGCCACCGAGGCGATCGAGGTCTCAGCGGTCGCCGAAGACATGCTCCGCTCGGCGCTGCCCACGGCCGACCGCGAGGCGTTCGACACCGCCCCGTTCTCCGGCACCGAGATCGGCGCCATGATCGCCGACTACTTCGGGGCGCTGGGCGTGGGCCCGGGGGAATCTGTGGCCTCGCGCGCCTCCTCGTCGAGCACGCGGGGCCGGTCGAGGCGGACCTCGCGCCGGTCGCGGCGCTAGGCGACCTGTGGACCGGGCGCCTGACGCTGCGCCGCCTGGCGGTGCTCGTATCGGCGCTAGGGCCGACGTCGCGCCTGGCGGTCGCGCTCCGCGGTTCCGAACATGACGGCTGGGGGCTGGCCGAGCACCTGCTCGCCTCCCTGGTCGACGCCACCCAGGCCACCACGCACGCCGTGATCCAGGTCAACTCCCGCAAGCGCGTCCGCCCGCCGGCCCCGTTGCCGCGCCCTGGTGCTCGCCCCACCCGCCGCGTTGTTCGGGTGGCTGATCTGCCCGGGGCCCGCCCCGTGTTCACCTGATCGGGCCGCCGGCCCCCGGACCGTTCGGGGGTGGCATAGGTGGCTCAGGGCCCCGGTGGTGTCGAGGCAAGCCGCGTGTTCGTGCGCGTGCTGCCCAACGTGGCGGACTTCGCCAAGTCCCTTGACCGCTACCTCAAGCGGGTCGAGGCCCGCACGGTGCTGCGGATTCGCACCGAGATCGACGGCGAGCAGCTCGTCGCCCAGGTCCGCGACGCCGCCCGCCGCGCCCAGGCCGTCACGATCGACGTGCCGACCAGCGTGCACACGGCCGGCATGGTCGGGGAGGTCCGCCGCGCCGCCGCCGTCGCCGAACGCTCGACGTCGATCGACGTGCCGGTCACCGCCGACACCCGCCGCCTGTCCGCCGCCCTCGCCGGGCTGGGGGCGCTGGCCGGCAAGGGCCGGGGCGCGCTCGGGTTCCTCGCCCAGGGGTCGAAGCTGGCCGTGGGCGCTGCCGCGCTGGCCGGGATGGTCACCCAGGCTGTGCACCTGGTCGCGGCCCTCGCCCCGGCCGCCGGGGCGCTCGGCGCGATTCCCGCCCTCGCCGTTACGGGCGCCGCCGCGCTGGTCACGCTCAAGCTCGCTTTCTCCGGCGTCGGCGACGCCCTGGCCGGTGACCCCGAGGCGCTCGCCAAGCTGGCGCCCAGCGCGCGGGCGTTCGTCGGCGAGCTGCTGCGCGCCCGCCCGGCGCTTGACGCCCTCAAGGCCGGAGTGCAGCAAGCCGTATTCGGGCCGCTGTCGGTTGAGGTCCAAGGGCTGGTGCGGACCTGGTTGCCGCTGCTGTCGCGGCACCTGGCCAGCATCGGCGGCGAGTTCGGGCTCGTCTTCGGCCAGTTCGCCAAGGGTGCGCAGACGCCCGAGTTCATCCGGGGCATCGTCGCCGCCCTGGACGCCGCGACCGTCGGCGTTCACGGCTGGGGCGCCGCCGCCATCCCGATCATGCAGGCCGTCGGCAACATCGTCGGCGCGTTTGCTCCCGCGATCGGCCGGGTCGGGTCCGGGCTCGCCGACGCCGCCCGCCAGGCCGCCGAGTTCGTCAATGCCGCCGCCGAGTCGGGCAAGCTCGCCGAGTTCGTCGGCCAGGTCGGCGCCACGCTGCGCCAGATCGGCGGGATTCTCCTTCAGGTCGGCGGCATCCTCGGCGCCGTGTTCTCCGCCGCGCAGGCATCCGGCGGCGGGCTGCTGAACAACCTTGAGCAGATCCTCACCGCCGTCAATCAGTTCTTGTCGGCCGGCGCCGGTCAAACCGCACTGATCGACTTCTTTGCCTCGGCGTCGGGGATCATCCGGACCCTGCTGCCGATCGTCACCACGCTCGCCGCCGGGTTCGGGTCGGTGCTCGCCCCGGCCCTGCTCAAGGTCGCCGGGCTGCTCGGCCCCGGGCTCCAGGCCGCCGCGTCGGCCATCGTCGGCATCGTCAAGTCCCTAGTGGACTCCGGCGCGCTCGACGCCCTGGCGTCCGGGCTGTCCGACGGGCTGGCCGCCCTCGGCCCCGCCTTGATCCCCCTTGCTGGCGCGCTGGGGTCGATCGTGCGGGCCGCCGCCCCCCTGCTCCCGCTGGTCGGCAAGATCGCCGCCGTGCTGGCCGGGGTGCTGGGCAGCGCCCTTCAGAGCCTAGAACCTCTGGTCACGGCCGTAGTCGACGCCCTGTCGGAATCCGGTTTGGCCGACGTCCTGGCCGAGATCGGCGCCGAGCTGGGCCCCCTGATTGCCGCCCTGGTCGCCGACCTGATGCCGACCGTGCGGGCGCTGCTCCCGCTGCTGGGTCCCCTGCTGATGGCCGCCGGCAAGATCATCGTCATGGTGCTTGCGGCGGCGACGTCGCTGCTGACGCTGCTTCGGCCCCTGCACGAGTTCATGGCCGCGAAAGTCCTGGTGCCGGTCGTCGAGGCGCTGGCCAAGGGGCTTGTGTGGCTGGCCGGCGCCGCCGACAAGGGCGCTCAGGGCTGGCGCCTGCTGACAGCGTGGCTCCAGGATCTTGACTGGTCGCTCGTCTGGGACGCCATCGTCACGGGCGGCAAGGCCGCGCTGTCGTGGCTGCTCGCGCTACCGGGGCGGGCACTCGCCGCCCTGGCCGGGCTGCCCTCGCAGTTGGCTGGGTGGGCGCTGGGGCTGTTCGTCGACTTCTCGTTGTGGGTCGCCGACGGCATCGCCTCGGTGCTGGTGTGGTGGTCGTCGCTGCCGGGCCGGGCCCTCGCCGCGGTTTCCTCGCTGCGCGACCGCGCGGCGGCGTTCCTGGCCGAGGTGTGGGTACGGGCGAACGCCGCCGTGTCCGCCGGAGTCGACCAGGCCGTCGCGTTCGTCCGGTCGCTGCCGGGCCGCGCCGCCGACGCCCTGTCGTCGCTGGGCTCGCGGGTGCTCGGTGTGTTCTCCGGCGCCGGTTCGTGGCTGGTCAACGCCGGACGCGACATCATCGCCGGCCTGATCAACGGCATCAATTCCATGGTGGAGCGGCTCAAGTCCAGGCTTCGCGCCATCACTGACCTGCTGCCCGACTGGAAGGGCCCGGCCGCCGTAGACCGGCGCATCCTGGCCCCGTCCGGGCGGCTGATCATGGCCGGTCTCATCGACGGCATCACCGGGCAGGTCCCGGCACTGCGGTCGGAACTGGCCGGCATCACCGCAGACATCGGCCGCGACTTCACCCTCGGGGTCAACGCCGCCGGCCCCTCGCTGGCGCTGCCCGAGCTGCCGGCGCCCCGCCCCGCCTACGGGCTGGGCACCGCCGGACCGGTCACGCCGATCGAGCCCACGGTCAACGTCGTCGCCGAGGTCCGCATCGGCGACGGGCCGGTCATCGACGCCGTAGAGACCGCCGTCCGCCGGGCGCCGGAACGGTTCGCCTCCCACGTCCGCGCTGGCGAGCGTGGCCTACAGCGGCGGGGGTAGCTCGTGACGGTATACCTGGGCAACGTCGGCGCGCTCGTCGCGCTGCCGGACCCCGACCCCGGCGTCGGTGCCACCCTCGCCCGCCCCCGCCAGGAACACGCCACCCTCGGCGGGGGCCGCACCGTCGACTACGCGGGGCCGGGCCGGCGCACGTACACGATGGCGTGGGAACGGCTCACGCCCGCCGAGTACGCCGTCTTGGAAGCGTTCCACACAGGCGGGTGGGGGCCCGGCCCGTTCCTGCTGCTGCCCACCGCCGCCGGCTGGAACTACCTCACCCCGCAGCAAGCCAGCGCGACCGACGTACTCGCCACCACCGACGGGTTCGGCGGACCGGCCGTCATGGCGTCGAGCACCGCCTACGCCGCAACGGGCCGGCGGTCACTGGCCTGGTCACTGCCCGCCAACCCGACCGCTGATCACGTGCTCGCACTGACCGTGCAGCACAACCTACCCGGGCTGCCCGTCATCCCCGGCGTGCCGCTCACCTGGACCGCGCAGGTCCGCGCCGCCGCCCCGATCACGGTGACCCTGATCGCGGAATTCGGCGACGCCGACGACCACACCTTGCCGGGCACCGCGACCAGCACCCCCGTCACCGCCGGCCCGGGGTGGCAGACGCTCACCCTGACCGCCACCCCGCCGACCGGCGCGGCGCTGACCTACCCCGGCGTGAACGTCGCGCCCGGATCGGTGACCGCGCCCACGGTGCTGTACGTCGATGCGCTGCGCGTCGACCTCGGCCCCACCGCCCCCGGATGGCTTCCGGGGCGCGGGGTGCCGCTGGTGTCGCTGGTCGAGCTGACCTGTTCCTACCCGTGGGCTGACGAGCTGTCAGCCGCCGCGACGTTCCTGGAGGTCGGTGCAGGATGATCCCCACAACGCCCGACCTGGCCGACGCTATCGACTCGCCGGAGCGGCAGCCCTACGTCACGGTGTCCGCCGACTGGACCGTACCGGGCACCAGCGACGACCTCACCGGGCACATCGGCGCCGTCACCATCGAGCGCAC
Proteins encoded in this window:
- a CDS encoding phage tail tube protein, whose amino-acid sequence is MALSDDALIIPGIGYVYDAPAGTAKPASLTNPAAPWADTGHTSEDGLKISFEISKTKRKTWRARAGVRVSVDEISLKLGWTALQLDNASLSMYFGGGDISAPGAFGVLKSPVPVERALFIRLVDGSKEADIYVAKVAISAAGEVTASPGDFAGFELEAEVLDHAAAAHLMQWLAPNLGTPAGG